The genomic window ATAATCGATAAAAACATCGGAATAATCATGGCTGCCGCTGGGATCTTCCGAAAGGCCATACAGGGGATATCGTATAAAATATAACTCATGTTTATCTCTCCTTTATTCATGAACACATTGTTCGTCAAGGAATTTCTGAAGCATATCGGAATCTGGTATCATCCTGGTCAGTTTCCATCGATCTGCCGCTTCTTTACTTTTTGCATTTTTTACGACATCGGTCTGCTTTTCTTCCGGCACAACAACTACTCCATCGGCATCACCATAAATAATCATGCCCGGTTTCACGACGACACCACCACATTGTATCACCTGCTGCGTTTTTCCCAAGTAAACGGCAGCAGGAATTTTAGGTACCGCTCCTTTTGCAAAAACAGGAAATGATCCTTCACTGATGTCCAGACTATCACGAATACAGCCATCAATAACAATGCCTGCCAGCCCTCGCTTTTGGGCTATATGAACGACAATTTCACCTAAAAAAGCCACATCTGCGGAACCGTCGGTATCAATAACCAGGACCTCACCGGGAGCAGCGTCATGCAGTGCCTTAAAAACAACGGCACAGTCATTTTTTATGATTTGTACAGTAAAAGCCGGCCCGACCATCCTCATATATTTATTCAGCGGTTTGATATGGCTATTCATCGTGCCAACACCTTGTAACGCATCGGCAAGAGACGTCGTGGAAACACCTTGCCAATCATCTTTTTGAAAATTCACCACTTCTCCTCCTATCCCAATTCAACCGGATTAGTCAATTTCCCGGTAACGGCAGTGGCCGCCGCTACCGCCGGAGAGCTAAGGTACGTCCTGGATGCAGGACTGCCCAAACGGCCGAGAAAATTCCGATTGTTCGTGCCCAAAAGCACTTCACCGTCAGCTAACAAGCCACCACTGCGACCTTCGCAAAGAGAACAATATGGATGCGTGAACATGGCACCTGCTTTGACCAATATCTCTACGTATCCTAGCCGCAAGGCCTCCTTGAAAATCTTACGTGACGCCGGCGTAACAAGCAGTTCGACGGCCGGAGCAATCGTCCTGTTTTTCAAAATTTCGGCAGCAATCTCCAGATCCGCCAATCTGCCGTTCGTGCAGGAGCCGATAAAAACCTTATCCACTTTCATGCCCGCCAGCGCTGACAGCGGTCTGACATTGTCTACGTGCGGGTGCGCGGCAATATACGGTTCCAGCTCTTCTGCCCGGTAATACAGCACCCGTTCATAGGCGGCGTCATCGTCAAAACATATCCAGGAAATATCGTCATACCGTACCTGACTGTATGCCGCTGTTTCCGG from Megasphaera vaginalis (ex Bordigoni et al. 2020) includes these protein-coding regions:
- a CDS encoding RraA family protein, coding for MNFQKDDWQGVSTTSLADALQGVGTMNSHIKPLNKYMRMVGPAFTVQIIKNDCAVVFKALHDAAPGEVLVIDTDGSADVAFLGEIVVHIAQKRGLAGIVIDGCIRDSLDISEGSFPVFAKGAVPKIPAAVYLGKTQQVIQCGGVVVKPGMIIYGDADGVVVVPEEKQTDVVKNAKSKEAADRWKLTRMIPDSDMLQKFLDEQCVHE